The Hymenobacter baengnokdamensis genome includes a region encoding these proteins:
- a CDS encoding circadian clock KaiB family protein yields MSEFNLQLFVNGKSHTSVQAIDILSTICRERLDGQYELEVIDIQKHPDRAEEAGILAIPTLIRKWPLPVTRIIGALTVRSRVLAGLGLSSLEAM; encoded by the coding sequence ATGAGTGAATTTAATTTGCAGCTTTTCGTCAACGGCAAGAGTCACACTTCGGTGCAGGCCATTGACATCCTGAGCACCATCTGCCGGGAGCGCCTCGATGGGCAGTATGAGCTCGAGGTTATCGATATTCAGAAGCATCCCGACCGGGCCGAAGAAGCGGGCATTCTGGCCATTCCGACCTTAATCAGGAAGTGGCCGCTGCCCGTCACGCGCATTATTGGGGCGCTCACCGTGCGCTCGCGCGTACTGGCCGGGCTGGGCCTTTCCAGCCTCGAAGCAATGTAG
- a CDS encoding amino acid permease, whose product MLKKSLELLRQEAAESGTGTLKRSLNGVSLIALGIGVIIGAGLFSLTGIAAANNAGPAVTLSFIVAAVGCAFSALCYAEFAALVPVAGSAYTYSYATMGELFAWIIGWDLVLEYSVGAATVAISWSQYLLKFLGKYGLHLPAQLVLSPFETATLANGSVVHGYANFPAMFIVLAITAIVVRGTKGSAWFNALVVALKVAVVLVFIALGWKYIDPANYHPYIPANTGKFGEFGLSGILRGAGVIFFVFIGFDIVATMAQETKNPQRNMPIGIIGSLLVCTVLFVLFGHVLTGLANYTEFKNSAAPVAIAIDKTPYAWLTSAVILAILVGYTSVILVDLLGQSRVFFSMSKDGLLPPVFSRVHPTFRTPMHSSLLLGLFISLFAGFVPISVVGEMTSIGTLLAFVMVCLGVIIMRRTNPDAPRSFRTPWVPLVPLLGIATCVLMMVSLPWETWLRLIVWLAIGLAIYYGYGRKHSKLRRQAAHNE is encoded by the coding sequence ATGCTGAAAAAATCTCTGGAGCTGCTGCGGCAGGAAGCCGCCGAATCGGGCACGGGTACGCTGAAGCGCAGTCTGAACGGCGTGAGCCTCATTGCCCTGGGTATCGGGGTTATTATCGGAGCGGGGCTGTTTTCGCTCACCGGCATTGCGGCGGCCAACAACGCGGGGCCGGCCGTTACGCTTTCCTTTATCGTGGCGGCCGTGGGCTGCGCCTTCTCGGCGCTGTGCTACGCCGAGTTTGCCGCGCTGGTGCCCGTGGCGGGCTCGGCCTACACCTATTCCTACGCCACGATGGGCGAATTATTTGCCTGGATTATCGGCTGGGACCTCGTGCTCGAATACTCGGTGGGGGCCGCCACGGTCGCCATCAGCTGGTCGCAATACCTGCTCAAGTTTCTGGGGAAATACGGCCTGCACCTGCCTGCCCAGCTGGTGCTGTCGCCCTTCGAAACGGCTACCCTGGCCAACGGCTCGGTGGTGCACGGCTACGCCAACTTTCCGGCCATGTTTATCGTGCTGGCTATCACGGCTATCGTGGTGCGCGGCACCAAGGGCTCGGCGTGGTTTAATGCGCTGGTAGTGGCGCTGAAGGTGGCGGTGGTGCTGGTTTTTATCGCTTTAGGCTGGAAATACATTGACCCCGCCAACTACCATCCCTACATCCCGGCCAACACCGGCAAGTTTGGCGAGTTTGGTCTGAGCGGCATCTTGCGCGGGGCCGGGGTTATCTTCTTCGTGTTCATTGGGTTCGACATCGTAGCCACCATGGCGCAGGAAACGAAAAATCCGCAGCGCAATATGCCCATCGGCATTATCGGCTCGCTGCTGGTGTGTACCGTCCTGTTTGTGCTGTTCGGACACGTACTCACGGGCCTGGCCAATTACACCGAATTTAAAAACAGCGCCGCGCCCGTGGCCATCGCCATCGACAAAACCCCCTACGCCTGGCTGACTTCAGCCGTGATTCTGGCCATTCTGGTGGGCTACACGTCGGTAATTCTGGTTGATTTGCTGGGGCAGTCGCGGGTATTTTTCTCCATGTCGAAAGATGGGCTGCTGCCGCCCGTCTTCTCGCGGGTGCATCCCACGTTTCGCACGCCCATGCATTCAAGTCTGCTCTTAGGCTTGTTTATCAGCTTGTTTGCGGGCTTTGTTCCTATCTCAGTGGTGGGTGAGATGACGAGTATCGGCACGCTGCTGGCCTTCGTAATGGTGTGCCTGGGCGTCATCATCATGCGCCGCACCAACCCCGATGCCCCGCGCAGCTTCCGCACGCCGTGGGTGCCGCTGGTGCCCCTTCTGGGCATCGCCACCTGCGTGCTCATGATGGTGTCATTACCCTGGGAAACCTGGCTGCGACTAATTGTGTGGCTGGCAATTGGATTGGCCATCTACTACGGCTACGGCCGCAAGCATAGCAAATTGCGCCGGCAAGCCGCCCACAACGAGTAG
- a CDS encoding DUF7033 domain-containing protein gives MPPPTLPPASPAPVSAEVRLAYVLRHFRLAYPGGPDVAIGYASQQPRVAIADLSAGFFDGNAPYPAAPHWRDWQGRQVPFFFDNATAESLLIFQENKAIIAADIISGAFYLLSGWQEYFSSERDRHGRFPYGASVQQQYNFVTLPVVNYYFDVLKTAVEHVSGQPLHPRRWGSQQAEFAAFISHDVDNLRSAWKAPAKAALKQRKFGLFGKLLWQHLTQPDAWDNLEAVAASTAHHGAKSTFFMLPSAKKAPNGTPNADYELTLDLERRLQNLRAAGCEQALHTPLGTAGSYEALRNTWRHHWSLAMRGNRFHYLSWEPRQTITLVNKAGFPFDSTLGFAEYFGFRNSYCQPFYPFDFTSSQAAEFLEIPLNVMDATLHHPNYLQLKPAEILPALQPIFAEIKRFGGVASVLWHNENFDPANTKNGPQQFHEIMAHLRQQGAAFLTGHEISQAFASEDSAPNF, from the coding sequence ATGCCCCCTCCTACCCTTCCACCCGCCTCGCCCGCGCCCGTTTCGGCCGAAGTGCGTCTGGCTTACGTGCTGCGGCATTTCCGGCTGGCTTATCCCGGCGGGCCGGACGTGGCAATTGGCTACGCCAGCCAGCAGCCGCGGGTGGCAATAGCCGACCTGAGCGCGGGGTTTTTCGACGGCAACGCACCTTACCCGGCCGCCCCGCACTGGCGCGACTGGCAGGGTCGCCAGGTGCCTTTTTTCTTCGATAATGCGACGGCGGAATCGTTGCTTATTTTTCAGGAAAATAAGGCGATTATTGCGGCCGATATTATTTCGGGCGCGTTTTATTTGTTGAGCGGCTGGCAGGAATATTTTTCGTCGGAGCGCGACCGGCACGGGCGCTTTCCTTATGGCGCCAGCGTGCAGCAGCAGTATAATTTCGTGACGCTGCCGGTCGTCAATTATTATTTCGACGTGCTGAAAACGGCCGTTGAGCACGTAAGCGGCCAGCCGCTGCACCCGCGCCGCTGGGGCAGCCAGCAGGCCGAATTTGCCGCCTTTATCTCGCACGACGTTGATAATTTACGCAGCGCCTGGAAAGCACCGGCCAAGGCGGCGCTAAAGCAGCGAAAATTCGGCTTATTCGGCAAATTGCTATGGCAGCACCTCACCCAGCCCGATGCCTGGGACAACCTGGAAGCGGTGGCTGCCAGTACGGCGCATCATGGCGCGAAGTCTACGTTCTTTATGTTACCGAGCGCCAAAAAAGCGCCAAATGGCACTCCCAATGCCGATTACGAGCTAACTCTTGATTTAGAGCGGCGGCTCCAAAATTTAAGAGCCGCGGGATGCGAGCAGGCCCTTCACACCCCTCTGGGCACGGCCGGCAGCTACGAAGCGTTGCGAAATACGTGGCGGCATCATTGGTCGCTGGCTATGCGCGGCAATCGTTTTCACTACCTTAGCTGGGAACCGCGCCAAACAATCACGCTCGTAAACAAAGCAGGTTTCCCTTTCGATTCTACGCTTGGGTTTGCCGAATATTTTGGCTTTCGAAATTCTTACTGCCAGCCATTTTACCCGTTCGATTTCACCAGTAGTCAGGCGGCGGAGTTTCTGGAAATTCCCCTGAACGTCATGGACGCCACGCTGCACCACCCGAACTATTTGCAGCTAAAACCAGCCGAGATTCTGCCCGCGCTCCAACCCATTTTTGCCGAAATAAAACGCTTCGGCGGCGTGGCCTCTGTACTGTGGCATAACGAAAATTTCGACCCGGCCAATACGAAAAACGGCCCGCAGCAATTCCACGAAATTATGGCGCACCTACGCCAGCAGGGGGCGGCATTTTTGACGGGCCACGAAATATCGCAGGCGTTTGCGAGCGAAGATTCCGCTCCCAATTTCTAG
- a CDS encoding lipopolysaccharide biosynthesis protein — MGIVQRQGLRNTVISYVGLGIGFVNTTLVLPRLLAPAQLGLLSVLVSLATMGALVSALGFTNTTLRYFPYFRNREAGHSGFLPLLLGLPLAVFVLVAAVLWLGRPLVLRWYAHDAAMLGPHYAVMLGIALCILVYNLLEAYTKSLFHTSFSSFLTDVLQRLLIVGAALLYGMGLLSFDGFVLAYLGSYASISVLLLGYLAVIGELHLRPTRAVLRVRPMSELLRFGSFALLGNISGTLLITIDSLMLGSHSFADAGIYNIALNISTALAVPFRALYKTAYPLIAEYWKEGATAKMLDFYRRTTRLTTALGAYLALGIALNLPFIYSLIHRPEYAAGTVAVLLLLAGRLTDGITGVNGIIVVTSPRYRYDLLFNVGLSVGIIGLNYLLIPRLGLTGAAISNALALAGINLARTWFVWHSFGWQPFDLRILYILLLASGAAAGAWALPAPDNIYLTLCLRGGVLTLLYGAGLLATGVVPEVSALWQQALRRLPRR, encoded by the coding sequence TTGGGTATCGTTCAGCGCCAGGGTCTGCGCAACACCGTCATTTCTTACGTGGGGCTGGGCATTGGCTTCGTCAACACTACGCTGGTGCTGCCGCGCCTGCTGGCGCCGGCGCAGCTGGGCCTCCTATCGGTGCTGGTGTCGCTGGCCACGATGGGCGCGCTGGTATCGGCGCTGGGCTTTACCAATACAACGCTGCGCTATTTTCCGTACTTCCGCAACCGGGAGGCGGGGCATTCGGGGTTTTTGCCGCTGCTACTGGGGCTGCCGCTGGCCGTATTTGTGCTGGTGGCGGCGGTGCTGTGGCTGGGCCGGCCGCTGGTGCTGCGCTGGTACGCCCACGATGCCGCTATGCTGGGGCCGCACTACGCGGTCATGCTCGGCATCGCGCTTTGCATTCTGGTCTACAACCTGCTCGAAGCCTATACCAAGTCGCTGTTTCACACCTCGTTCTCTTCTTTCCTTACTGACGTGCTCCAGCGGCTGCTCATTGTGGGCGCCGCGCTGCTTTACGGCATGGGCCTGCTCTCATTTGATGGCTTCGTGCTGGCTTACCTCGGGTCATACGCGAGTATATCGGTGCTGCTGCTGGGGTATCTGGCCGTAATTGGTGAGCTGCACCTGCGGCCTACGCGGGCAGTGCTGCGGGTGCGGCCCATGAGCGAGCTACTACGTTTCGGCAGCTTTGCGTTGCTGGGCAACATTTCGGGCACGCTACTCATTACCATCGACTCGCTGATGCTGGGCTCGCACAGTTTCGCCGATGCGGGTATCTACAACATTGCGCTCAATATCAGTACTGCACTGGCGGTGCCATTTCGGGCTTTGTACAAAACGGCTTATCCGCTTATTGCTGAATACTGGAAGGAAGGGGCCACTGCGAAAATGCTCGATTTCTATCGCCGCACCACCCGCCTCACTACTGCGCTCGGCGCTTACCTGGCGCTGGGGATTGCCCTCAACTTACCTTTTATTTACTCGCTTATTCACCGGCCCGAATATGCGGCGGGCACCGTGGCCGTGCTGTTGCTGCTGGCGGGCCGCCTCACCGACGGCATCACGGGCGTCAACGGTATTATCGTGGTTACGTCGCCGCGCTACCGCTACGACCTGCTCTTCAATGTGGGCCTGTCGGTGGGTATTATCGGGCTCAACTACCTGCTTATTCCGCGCCTGGGCCTCACCGGGGCAGCTATCTCGAATGCTCTGGCACTGGCCGGCATCAACCTGGCCCGCACCTGGTTTGTGTGGCACAGCTTTGGCTGGCAGCCGTTCGATTTGCGCATTCTCTACATTTTGCTGCTGGCCAGCGGTGCGGCGGCCGGAGCGTGGGCGTTGCCCGCACCGGATAATATATACCTTACTCTATGCTTAAGGGGCGGCGTGCTCACCCTGCTCTACGGAGCGGGGCTGCTGGCCACGGGGGTAGTGCCCGAAGTATCGGCGCTGTGGCAGCAGGCGCTGCGCAGGCTACCTAGGCGCTAA
- a CDS encoding DUF6056 family protein, whose translation MSIAQTPQAASWRRLLRRVWPWRRWLLGGLLALLLLPYVALCLYSQPYWDDYDYAALARRVGQWPAQRYLYMHFTGRYFTLLLTRLNPLAYGWLPGFKWLSLGWLGATLVVQALALRVLARQRLSWRAAAGWSGALVLAQLYVMPSPYGAFYWFSSAVVYQVPVILAMLFPVAALQAGRAPHFAGRAAWYAVAALALLGMVGSNELALLLAAWFLGWCCWLSYRRASYPALRRWLGLAAVALAGALVVVLAPGNAIRLQHENPGLAIPLYKVAGRALAQTLLFLTEPRQLTALLVLPVLLAQPAYRYRHLRPAGLRLSAGQGVLFVLGGLGLQMLFLSFTAWGYPAARTLNFLWFSLLASWLLVGWATLPAEGPRRPGPLLRRLRLPVLLYAALLAGGGTERAAWRELLENAPAWQRQQAARTAAIEAAKQAGAREVSVEPLRGIHPQNVLIIGETLSPDARARYNQDAARWYGLDSLRLSRPGLEPANVNLH comes from the coding sequence ATGTCTATTGCCCAGACTCCTCAAGCTGCTAGTTGGCGCCGGCTGCTGCGCCGCGTGTGGCCCTGGCGGCGCTGGCTGCTGGGTGGGCTGCTGGCCTTATTACTACTGCCTTATGTGGCGCTGTGCCTGTATAGCCAGCCTTATTGGGACGACTACGACTACGCGGCGCTGGCGCGGCGCGTGGGGCAGTGGCCCGCCCAGCGCTACCTGTATATGCATTTCACGGGCCGCTATTTCACCCTGCTGCTCACGCGGCTTAATCCGCTTGCGTATGGCTGGCTGCCTGGGTTTAAGTGGTTGTCTTTGGGCTGGCTGGGTGCTACGCTTGTGGTGCAGGCCCTGGCGCTGCGGGTGTTGGCGCGGCAGCGCCTGAGTTGGCGCGCGGCGGCCGGCTGGTCGGGGGCGCTGGTATTGGCGCAGCTCTACGTGATGCCCAGCCCATACGGGGCATTCTACTGGTTTTCGAGTGCCGTAGTGTATCAGGTGCCGGTTATTCTGGCGATGCTGTTTCCGGTGGCGGCCCTGCAGGCAGGGCGTGCGCCGCATTTCGCCGGGCGGGCCGCCTGGTACGCCGTGGCCGCGCTGGCCCTGCTGGGCATGGTAGGGAGTAACGAGCTGGCGTTGCTGCTGGCGGCCTGGTTTCTGGGCTGGTGCTGCTGGCTTAGCTACCGCCGCGCCAGCTACCCGGCCCTTCGCCGCTGGCTGGGGCTGGCGGCCGTGGCGCTGGCGGGCGCGCTGGTAGTGGTGCTGGCCCCCGGCAATGCTATTCGCTTACAGCACGAAAACCCCGGCCTGGCTATTCCGCTCTACAAGGTTGCCGGCCGGGCTCTGGCCCAAACACTGCTTTTCCTCACCGAGCCCCGGCAACTCACGGCGCTGCTGGTACTGCCCGTATTGCTGGCCCAACCGGCATATCGCTACCGGCACCTGCGCCCCGCCGGCCTGCGGCTGTCGGCAGGTCAGGGCGTGCTGTTTGTGCTCGGGGGGCTAGGGCTGCAAATGCTGTTTCTGAGCTTCACGGCCTGGGGCTACCCGGCCGCTCGCACGCTTAATTTTTTGTGGTTTAGTTTGTTGGCCAGCTGGCTGTTGGTAGGGTGGGCCACGCTGCCGGCCGAAGGGCCGCGCCGGCCTGGCCCGCTGCTGCGCCGCCTGCGGCTCCCGGTGCTGCTCTATGCGGCGCTGCTGGCGGGCGGCGGTACCGAGCGTGCGGCCTGGCGCGAATTACTCGAAAATGCCCCCGCCTGGCAGCGCCAGCAAGCGGCGCGCACGGCGGCTATCGAAGCGGCAAAGCAGGCCGGTGCCCGCGAGGTGAGCGTGGAGCCGTTACGCGGCATTCATCCCCAGAATGTGCTCATTATCGGTGAAACGCTCAGCCCGGATGCCCGCGCCCGCTACAACCAGGACGCCGCCCGGTGGTACGGCCTCGACTCCCTGCGGCTCAGCCGGCCGGGCCTAGAGCCAGCCAATGTGAACCTGCATTAG
- a CDS encoding TIGR03643 family protein, protein MPLTAPHIDRIIEMAWEDRTPFEAIAAQFGLGEGEVIRLMRRELKPASWRLWRARVQGRATKHRAKSLVDDARFKSNLQRVISKNKISKRP, encoded by the coding sequence ATGCCGCTGACAGCGCCGCATATCGACCGCATTATTGAGATGGCGTGGGAAGACCGCACGCCTTTTGAGGCAATAGCCGCGCAGTTTGGCCTCGGCGAAGGGGAAGTAATCCGGCTAATGCGCCGGGAGCTGAAGCCGGCTTCCTGGCGTTTGTGGCGGGCCCGCGTGCAAGGCCGGGCAACTAAGCACCGGGCTAAGAGCCTGGTCGATGATGCGCGCTTTAAGTCAAATCTGCAGCGGGTAATTTCGAAAAATAAAATTTCGAAGCGCCCGTAA
- the kaiC gene encoding circadian clock protein KaiC, with amino-acid sequence MSIKKLLTGITAFDHISAGGLPYGRTTLISGSSGCGKTLFGAQFLAMGIQLFNQAGVFVTFEEQVEDIRINLRTLNWDIDGWERDGKWVFVDASQKDDDTMLVGDYDLSGFQVRLEYAITKCNAKRVVLDSIGSVFTEFQEMNTIRHELFKVTLELGRLDTTSIITTERTEEYGKVSRLGVEEFLTDNVIILRNVLSDEKRRRTIEILKFRGSTHEKGENLFTIHPEQAIVIIPLSAMDLKYRSSSVRVTSGIAKLDDMCGGGFYRDSIILVSGSIGAGKTLLVADFINGIKAKQERCLLLAFEESREQLFRNASGWGHDFAKLEDDGFLKVVCIYPEVSSLEDHLLNIQAIVKDFRPDRIAIDSLSALSRTSTDKAFREFIIALTSFLKHQEITGMFTVTTTLLSGGTSDTEGNISPLTDTIILLRYVEMSGEMQRSLSVLKMRGSKHDSSIRGFTINDKGINIGKPFIGVSGILTGIPIRS; translated from the coding sequence ATGAGCATCAAAAAACTTCTGACCGGCATCACGGCCTTCGACCACATTTCGGCCGGTGGCCTGCCCTACGGCCGCACCACGCTTATTTCGGGTAGCTCGGGCTGCGGCAAAACGCTATTCGGGGCGCAATTCCTGGCCATGGGTATTCAACTTTTCAACCAGGCGGGGGTATTTGTCACATTCGAAGAGCAGGTCGAGGATATTCGTATCAACCTGCGCACGCTCAACTGGGACATCGACGGGTGGGAGCGCGACGGCAAATGGGTATTTGTCGATGCCTCGCAGAAGGATGACGATACGATGCTGGTGGGCGACTACGACCTCAGTGGCTTTCAGGTGCGTCTGGAATATGCAATTACCAAGTGCAATGCCAAGCGCGTGGTGCTCGACTCTATCGGGAGCGTGTTCACCGAGTTTCAGGAAATGAATACCATTCGGCACGAGTTGTTTAAAGTGACGCTGGAGCTGGGCCGCCTCGATACGACGTCTATTATTACCACCGAGCGCACCGAAGAATACGGCAAAGTATCGCGGCTGGGCGTGGAGGAATTTTTGACCGATAACGTAATCATTCTGCGCAATGTGCTGAGCGACGAAAAACGCCGGCGCACCATCGAAATCCTGAAATTTCGGGGCAGTACGCACGAAAAAGGCGAAAACCTGTTCACCATTCACCCCGAGCAGGCGATTGTGATTATCCCACTGTCGGCCATGGATTTGAAGTACCGCTCGTCGAGCGTGCGCGTCACTTCGGGCATTGCCAAGCTCGATGATATGTGCGGCGGCGGCTTTTACCGCGACTCTATTATCCTGGTTTCGGGCTCCATTGGCGCGGGTAAAACGCTGCTGGTTGCCGATTTTATTAACGGTATAAAGGCCAAGCAGGAGCGTTGCCTGCTGCTGGCCTTTGAGGAAAGCCGCGAGCAGCTTTTTCGCAATGCCAGCGGCTGGGGCCACGACTTTGCTAAGCTCGAAGACGATGGCTTTCTGAAAGTAGTATGCATCTACCCCGAAGTATCTTCGCTGGAAGACCACCTGCTTAATATACAAGCGATTGTAAAGGATTTCAGGCCCGACCGCATTGCCATCGACAGCTTGTCGGCGCTCTCCCGTACCTCCACCGATAAAGCTTTTCGGGAGTTTATTATTGCCCTCACGTCGTTTCTGAAGCACCAGGAAATTACGGGTATGTTCACGGTCACTACCACCCTGCTTTCGGGCGGTACTTCCGACACGGAAGGCAATATTTCGCCGCTCACCGATACCATTATTCTGCTACGCTACGTGGAGATGTCGGGCGAGATGCAGCGCAGCCTGTCGGTGCTCAAAATGCGCGGCTCCAAGCACGACTCGTCGATTAGAGGCTTCACTATCAACGATAAAGGTATCAATATTGGTAAGCCGTTTATTGGTGTCAGCGGCATCCTGACGGGTATCCCAATTCGGAGCTAG
- the pseI gene encoding pseudaminic acid synthase gives MEITIGSRPVGPAHLPFIIAEMSGNHNQRLDRALALVDAAAAAGVHALKLQTYTADTISMDTGFVIREDGQSLWEGKSLYQLYKEAYTPWEWHAPIFERARQHGLLAFSSPFDESAVDFLETLDVPAYKIASFENAHWPLLRRVAATGKPVIVSTGAATLSEIDEAVRVLRQAGCRELVLLKCTSTYPASPLTTNLRTIPVLAETFGCPVGLSDHTMGVGASVAAVALGACVIEKHFTLRRADGGVDSAFSLEPEELKLLVDETTRAHQALGTVQLCVQPSEEKSRVFKRSIYVARPVAAGEVFTADNLRIIRPGDGLLPRHWDVVLGRRATRDLTPGTPLTWDALLGEPVSRS, from the coding sequence ATGGAAATTACGATTGGTAGCCGCCCCGTTGGGCCGGCGCATTTGCCGTTTATTATTGCCGAGATGTCGGGCAATCATAACCAGCGCCTCGACCGGGCGCTGGCCCTCGTGGATGCCGCCGCTGCCGCCGGGGTCCACGCCCTCAAGCTTCAGACCTACACTGCCGATACCATCAGCATGGATACCGGCTTCGTTATTCGCGAAGATGGGCAATCGCTGTGGGAGGGCAAAAGCCTGTACCAGCTATATAAAGAAGCCTATACTCCGTGGGAGTGGCACGCGCCCATTTTTGAGCGGGCGCGCCAGCACGGCCTGCTGGCCTTCAGCTCGCCGTTTGATGAGTCGGCGGTCGACTTTCTGGAAACTCTCGACGTGCCCGCTTACAAGATTGCCTCCTTCGAAAATGCTCACTGGCCGCTGCTGCGCCGCGTAGCTGCTACCGGCAAACCCGTGATTGTGAGCACCGGAGCCGCTACGCTCAGCGAAATCGACGAGGCCGTGCGGGTGCTGCGCCAGGCTGGCTGCCGCGAGCTGGTGCTGTTAAAATGTACCAGCACGTATCCAGCCTCTCCCCTTACTACCAACTTACGCACCATCCCGGTGCTGGCCGAAACCTTTGGCTGCCCGGTGGGCCTGAGCGACCATACGATGGGCGTGGGGGCCAGCGTGGCCGCCGTGGCGCTGGGTGCCTGCGTTATTGAAAAGCACTTTACCCTACGCCGCGCCGACGGCGGCGTCGATTCGGCCTTTTCGCTGGAGCCCGAGGAGCTAAAGCTATTGGTCGATGAAACCACTCGCGCCCACCAGGCTTTGGGCACGGTGCAGCTTTGCGTGCAGCCCAGTGAGGAGAAAAGCCGCGTCTTCAAACGAAGCATCTACGTGGCCCGGCCCGTAGCTGCCGGCGAGGTATTCACTGCTGATAACCTGCGCATTATCCGGCCCGGCGACGGCCTGCTGCCCCGGCACTGGGACGTGGTGCTGGGCCGCCGCGCCACTCGCGACCTCACGCCCGGCACCCCCCTTACCTGGGACGCCCTGCTTGGCGAACCGGTGTCCCGGTCGTGA
- the pseG gene encoding UDP-2,4-diacetamido-2,4,6-trideoxy-beta-L-altropyranose hydrolase, whose protein sequence is MVDTFAVNDTPQQALPRLVLRADGNSRIGLGHLMRLLALAEILRADFGEIHFLIQAPDENVQALLRNAGLALTELPPAAPATEAAESMPALLQPTDVLVLDGYSFDYAYQQLVRPLAARLVCLDDLHAFPFAADLVLNPAGGVAASAYLRPPTCRLLTGPGYAPLRADFQSAEQHTASPSATQVLVCLGGADPRQLTRATAEVLLALPAVALVHVVVGSAYTAPDELYQWAATYPGRLRLHRALSAAELAALMRTCGAAVLSPSTISYEYCAVSGGLLLLRPTAENQQDLDHFMRSAGLALPYTTAANVLTADEAPRLAAQLRQVQRRYFDGLAPRRLRQEFTALRLPMAPLRLRPVQPEDSAQLLAWTNDPATRRQSFAPEPVLPDRHEAWLAGQLAAPDRHLLLLAETTDTGAAAGLIRFSISTANEAEITATLSYSLGPDYRGRGWAAPLLVAGTRAVLAQFPRVQRVLGEVKADNEASVRAFRRAGFAQAEAAGPAGGLTFVWIAAPAA, encoded by the coding sequence ATGGTTGACACTTTCGCGGTTAATGATACCCCCCAACAGGCGTTGCCCCGGCTCGTGCTGCGAGCCGATGGGAACAGTCGTATCGGGCTGGGCCACCTCATGCGGCTGCTGGCGCTGGCCGAAATTCTGCGGGCTGATTTTGGGGAAATCCACTTCCTCATTCAGGCACCCGATGAGAACGTACAAGCGCTCTTGCGCAACGCGGGCCTCGCGCTGACGGAGCTGCCGCCCGCTGCGCCAGCCACCGAAGCGGCCGAAAGTATGCCCGCCCTGCTTCAGCCAACCGATGTGCTGGTGCTCGACGGATACAGCTTTGACTATGCGTATCAGCAGCTGGTGCGCCCACTGGCAGCCCGCCTGGTGTGCCTCGACGACCTGCACGCGTTTCCTTTTGCCGCCGACCTGGTGCTGAATCCGGCAGGCGGCGTGGCCGCTTCGGCCTACCTGCGCCCGCCCACCTGCCGCCTGCTAACCGGTCCGGGCTACGCCCCGCTGCGCGCTGATTTTCAGTCAGCTGAGCAGCACACTGCAAGCCCTTCGGCCACGCAGGTGCTGGTATGCCTGGGCGGAGCCGACCCGCGCCAGCTCACCCGTGCTACAGCCGAGGTTCTGCTGGCTCTGCCAGCCGTGGCGCTGGTTCACGTGGTGGTGGGCAGCGCCTACACTGCCCCGGACGAGCTATACCAGTGGGCTGCTACCTACCCCGGCCGTCTGCGGCTGCACCGCGCCCTTTCTGCCGCCGAGCTGGCGGCGCTGATGCGCACCTGCGGAGCGGCCGTGCTGTCGCCCAGCACCATCAGCTACGAGTACTGCGCCGTAAGCGGCGGCTTGCTGCTGCTGCGCCCCACTGCCGAAAACCAGCAGGACCTTGACCATTTTATGCGGAGCGCTGGCCTGGCGCTGCCTTATACTACGGCGGCCAACGTGCTGACCGCCGACGAGGCCCCGCGCCTGGCCGCCCAGCTACGTCAAGTACAGCGCCGCTATTTCGACGGGCTGGCCCCCCGGCGACTCCGGCAGGAGTTTACGGCCCTGCGCCTACCAATGGCTCCGCTGCGCCTGCGGCCCGTGCAGCCCGAAGACTCCGCGCAGCTGCTGGCCTGGACCAATGACCCCGCCACGCGTCGGCAGTCATTTGCGCCCGAGCCGGTGCTGCCAGACCGCCACGAAGCCTGGCTGGCTGGCCAGTTGGCCGCGCCCGACCGCCACCTGCTGCTGCTGGCCGAAACAACCGATACCGGGGCAGCAGCGGGCCTTATTCGCTTTTCAATTTCGACGGCTAACGAAGCCGAAATAACGGCTACGCTTAGCTACTCGCTCGGCCCTGACTACCGGGGACGGGGCTGGGCCGCTCCCCTCCTGGTAGCCGGTACGCGCGCTGTGCTGGCGCAGTTTCCGCGGGTGCAGCGCGTGCTGGGGGAGGTTAAAGCAGATAATGAAGCTTCCGTCCGGGCTTTCCGGCGGGCGGGGTTTGCGCAGGCCGAGGCGGCAGGCCCGGCGGGCGGCCTTACCTTCGTGTGGATAGCTGCTCCGGCAGCCTAG